The DNA window CCCGGAACAGGTGCCGGCGGATCGCCGCGACATTACCGAAGATGCGCACACCGAGCACGACCACGACACCCGTGGAGAGCTGACCGCCCACGCCGAGCTGGTCGCCGACATAGACGATCAGCGCCGACACCAGCACGTTCGATATGAACGACACGACGAACTGCTTGTCGTCGAATATGCCGTCCAGTTTGGCCCGCACCCCGCCGAACACCGCGTCCAGCGCCGCCACCACCGCGATCGGTAGATAGGGCACCAGCTCCGGCGGCACGGCCGGGTGGAACACGATGCCCAGCAGGACACCGGCGAGCAGAGCGAGTACGGCGATCATCGGCCGCCTTCCGACGCAGAGCCGGACGGCGCGGGGGATCCGGAGCCGTCCGGCGACGAAGAGGAGGAGCCCGACGGCGCGGGCGGTGGGGTGCTCGGGGTGGCGACCCGCAGCTTCAGCTCGGTCGCCGCCTCGAGCGTCACGTCTTTCACCTCGGTCGCCTCGAACGACATGCCGTACCGCCCGACGAGGGTCTCGAAGAAATGCCCGGCGTAACCCTTGCGGAAGTCGCCGGCCAGGTCACCGGGACCGATCGCCACCACCTCGTACGGCGAGGCGACCGGTTGCACGTTGACCAGGATCGCCTCGCCCGCCTGCCGGATCGTCGACGTGGCGGTGAGGCGCTGCCCGTTGATGGAGATCGCCTCGGCGCCCGCGCTCCACAGCGCGTTCGTGGCGAGTTGCAGGTCGGTGTCCTTCACCCGGCTCTCGGTGCGCCGTTCCCCGGTCACCGGG is part of the Actinoplanes missouriensis 431 genome and encodes:
- a CDS encoding small basic family protein, whose amino-acid sequence is MIAVLALLAGVLLGIVFHPAVPPELVPYLPIAVVAALDAVFGGVRAKLDGIFDDKQFVVSFISNVLVSALIVYVGDQLGVGGQLSTGVVVVLGVRIFGNVAAIRRHLFRA